One part of the Palaemon carinicauda isolate YSFRI2023 chromosome 23, ASM3689809v2, whole genome shotgun sequence genome encodes these proteins:
- the LOC137617643 gene encoding high mobility group nucleosome-binding domain-containing protein 5-like translates to MKGEGNMEEGRKVEGEGNMDEGRKAEGEGNMEEGRELKGEGNMEEGRKVEGDGNMMKGRKVEGEGNIEEGRKMEGEGNREELRKVEGEGYMEEGGKVEEEGNMMEGRKVEGKGNMEGGRKVEGEGNMEEVSWIEKDILREEEKWREMEIWKKEEGGGRRKYGIRKKGGGRSNYGGRKKGGLRKYGVRKKSGGRRKYD, encoded by the coding sequence atgaagggagaaggaaatatggaagaaggaagaaaagtggagggagaaggaaatatggatgaGGGAAGAAAGgcggagggagaaggaaatatggaggaaggaagagagttgaagggagaaggaaatatggaggaaggaagaaaggtggagggagatggaaatatgatgaaaggaagaaaggtggagggggAAGGAAATATTGAGGAAGGAAGGAAGATGGAAGGAGAAGGAAATAGAGAGGAACtaagaaaggtggagggagaaggatATATGGAAGAAGGAGGAAAAGTGGAGGAAGAAGGAAATATgatggaaggaagaaaggtggagggaaaaggaaatatggagGGAGGAAggaaggtggagggagaaggaaatatggaggaagtAAGTTGGATTGAGAAGGATATATTGAGGGAGGAAGAAAAGTGGAGGGAGatggaaatatggaagaaggaagaaggtggcgggagaaggaaatatggaataaggaagaaaggtggagggagaagtaattatggaggaaggaagaaaggtggattGAGGAAATATGGAGTTAGGAAGAAaagtggagggagaaggaaatatgattga
- the LOC137617645 gene encoding sodium/potassium/calcium exchanger 1-like codes for MKKVEGRRKYEGRKKVEGRRKYGRKVEEEGNMEEGRKVEGDGNMMKGRKVEGEGNIEEGRKMEGEGNREELRKVEGEGNMEEGRKVEEEGNMMEGRKVEGEGNMEEGRKVEGEGNMERGRKVEGEGNMEE; via the coding sequence atgAAGAAAGTTGAAGGTAGAAGGAAATATGAAGGAAGGAAAAAAGttgaagggagaaggaaatatggaagaaaagtggaggaagaaggaaatatggaagaaggaagaaaggtggagggagatggaaatatgatgaaaggaagaaaggtggagggggAAGGAAATATTGAGGAAGGAAGAAAGATGGAAGGAGAAGGAAATAGAGAGGAACtaagaaaggtggagggagaaggaaatatggaagaaggaagaaaagtggaggaagaaggaaatatgatggaaggaagaaaggtggagggagaaggaaatatggaggagGGAAGAAAAGTGgaaggagaaggaaatatggagagaggaagaaaggtggagggagaaggaaatatggaggaatgA
- the LOC137617646 gene encoding high mobility group nucleosome-binding domain-containing protein 5-like, which yields MAGEGNMEEGSKVAGEGNMEEGRNVEGEGNMEYGRKVEGERNMMEGRKVEGEKNMEEGNKVEGEENMEEGRKVEGEGNMEEEKWRNKELRRKEERWSRRKYGGRKEGGERRKYDARKKGGGGRKY from the coding sequence ATggcgggagaaggaaatatggaggaaggaagtAAGGTggcgggagaaggaaatatggaggaaggaagaaatgtggagggagaaggaaatatggaatatggaagaaaggtggagggagaaagAAATATGATGGAAGGgagaaaggtggagggagaaaaaaatatggaggaaggaaatAAAGTGGAGGGAgaagaaaatatggaggaaggaagaaaggtggagggagaaggaaatatggaagaagagAAGTGGAGGAATAAGGAAttaaggaggaaggaagaaaggtggagcagaaggaaatatggaggaaggaaggaaggtggAGAGAGACGGAAATATGATgcaaggaagaaaggtggagggggAAGGAAATATTGA
- the LOC137617647 gene encoding putative carbonic anhydrase 2, giving the protein MEEGKKGGARRKYGGRKNGGGRRKEGRRKKGGGRRKYGGRKKGGGRRIYGRRKKGGGEGNLEEGKKLVGEGNMEEGRKMEGKGNREELRKVEGEGNMEEGRKVFGEGNKEELRKVKGKGNMEEGRKVKEKGNMME; this is encoded by the coding sequence atggaggaaggaaaAAAAGGTGGAGCGAGAAGGAAATACGGAGGAAGGAAGAatggtggagggagaaggaaagaggggagaaggaagaaaggtggaggaagaaggaaatatggaggaaggaagaaaggtggcggGAGAAGGatatatggaagaaggaagaaaggtggggGAGAAGGAAATTTAGAGGAAGGAAAAAAGTTggtgggagaaggaaatatggaggaaggaagaaagatggagggaaaaggaaatagagaggaactaagaaaggtggagggagaaggaaatatggaagaaggaagaaaggtgttTGGAGAAGGAAATAAAGAGGAACTAAGAAAGGTGAAGGGAAAAGgtaatatggaagaaggaagaaaagtgaaggaaaaaggaaatatgatggaatga
- the LOC137617648 gene encoding putative carbonic anhydrase 2, whose product MEEGRKVAREGKNGGGRRKFGRRQEGGGRRKYGGRKKVEGRGNMEEGRMVAGEGNIEERRKVAGEDKMEEEREVEGEGNRGRKKGGGGRKCRGWKKGAEEGNMEGKKVAGEGNMEEGRKVEGEGYMEEGRKARGEEHGKRKKGGGRRKYGRWKKGGGRKKYGGR is encoded by the coding sequence atggaggaaggaagaaaggtggccAGAGAAGGAAAGAATGGTGGGGGGAGGAGGAAATTTGGAAGAAGACAGGAAGGTGGAGGGAgaagaaaatatggaggaaggaagaagGTGGAGGGAAGAGGgaatatggaggaaggaagaatGGTGGCGGGAGAAGGAAATATagaggaaagaagaaaggtagCGGGAGAAGACAAaatggaagaagaaagagaggtggagggagaaggaaatagaggaaggaagaaaggtggcggGGGAAGAAAATGTAGGGGATGGAAGAAAGGTGCCGAAGAAGGAAATATGGAAGGAAAAAAGGTagcgggagaaggaaatatggaagaaggaagaaaggtggagggagaaggatATATGGAGGAAGGGAGAAAGGCACGGGGAGAAGAACATGGAAAAAGGAAGAAAGGTggcgggagaaggaaatatggaagatggaagaaaggtggagggagaaagAAATATGGAGGAAGGTAG